In Trichomycterus rosablanca isolate fTriRos1 chromosome 20, fTriRos1.hap1, whole genome shotgun sequence, one DNA window encodes the following:
- the si:dkey-262k9.2 gene encoding uncharacterized protein si:dkey-262k9.2, with protein MLRLLLLILTLTVKLATPDITEGSGGLVTDDTESGDDTEMELDAVTKPPNLGSVKDVSNDGTTTSIIIAAVSLVALAVVAVIAVVLFRRYLHNQEQGVYTVPVEQGQKGV; from the exons ATGTTACGGTTACTCCTTCTGATTTTGACCCTCACAGTTAAGC TTGCTACACCAGACATTACTGAAGGTTCAGGTGGATTGGTAACAG ATGATACTGAATCTGGCGATGATACTGAAA tggAGTTAGACGCTGTAACAAAACCTCCTAATCTTGGATCAGTCAAAGACGTGAGCAACG atggAACCACTACAAGCATCATCATAGCAGCAGTGAGTTTGGTTGCGCTGGCCGTCGTGGCGGTCATAG CTGTGGTTCTTTTCAGACGTTATTTGCATAACCAGGAACAAGG tgtgtacacTGTACCAGTAGAACAGGGCCAAAAAGGTGTCTGA